The following are from one region of the Bacteroidota bacterium genome:
- a CDS encoding S8 family peptidase → MKQFFTLIFAGMVCAASAQQKIALKRDFSLNESAPYEPGVLIVKLKPAHRNLMVNGKVQHPALSAVMNTLKAASINRIFPLATPPATLRNAQGNELVDLSLMYQISCNGTNIPFAIKQLQKTCLFEYVEPKYIMQTFYTPNDPSLGQCYHLGKINAYTAWDTQKGDTNVVIGIVDSGTDWDHPDLAPNLKLNWADPINGVDDDNDGYIDNFRGWDISENDNNPVVDNSSHGSHVSGCAAAATDNNIGVAGTGFNCKFLPIKASKQASTTQIDNGYEAIVYAADHGCDIINCSWGGAGGSTFGQDVINYATFNQDALVVVSAGNTSTEQDIYPGAYENVLAVAATGSSDARASYSTFGYWVDVCAPGTNVYSTYYNNTYSNQSGTSMSSPVTAGAAAIVKSQFPAYTAKQVGERIRMTSDYVYNLPQNINIMNKIGKGRVNMGNAISAATPAVRFENILLTDNNDNTFVIGDTINVTGILRNYLDPTVNLSVTMSSTSTAVTVLNSTVSPGVINTLDSFDVSPTPYSLYVKPNAPKNTKVILKFTFTDGTYDDWQYITLTVNVDYINVMVNQTWTTISSRGRIGYNNDNQVEGLGFVYKQDDNLMYESALMIGRSTSSVSDEFRGTSGSPNDDDFVSQVTVQKVPNVLSDFDLYGKFNDNAAVPQIKVDVTHKAFAWDDAGFDKFVIVEYTITNKNTTSLSNIYAGIATDWDIQTYANNKSAEDQNLKMGYSWCTDAGGLFAGTKLLTTGSFKHYALDNINGGGGGIDIANGYSTSEKYTSLSTNRATAGGTGTGNDVIDVVSSGPFTIPVGDSIKVAFALLAGDSLGDLLANALAAQIKYDGIISAGIYDGTGQVTSIRVFPNPTKDRLYIASEEKIVTITVYDVAGKLIAALPSNGSALQIVDLTTLPLGVYAVKTETKTAVQITRVLKQ, encoded by the coding sequence ATGAAACAATTTTTCACGTTGATATTCGCAGGAATGGTTTGTGCTGCCAGTGCCCAGCAGAAGATTGCCTTAAAACGGGATTTTAGTTTAAATGAATCTGCCCCTTACGAACCGGGAGTGTTGATAGTTAAACTTAAGCCTGCCCATAGAAACCTGATGGTGAATGGCAAGGTGCAGCACCCAGCACTGTCGGCAGTGATGAATACACTAAAGGCTGCTTCAATCAATCGTATCTTTCCACTTGCTACCCCTCCTGCAACCTTGCGCAATGCGCAAGGAAATGAGTTAGTAGATTTATCATTGATGTACCAAATTTCTTGTAACGGTACTAATATACCTTTCGCTATTAAACAATTGCAAAAAACATGTTTATTTGAATATGTTGAGCCTAAGTATATCATGCAAACATTTTATACACCCAACGATCCAAGCCTAGGACAATGCTACCACCTGGGTAAGATAAATGCCTATACTGCATGGGATACGCAAAAGGGAGACACCAATGTGGTAATAGGAATTGTAGATAGCGGCACCGATTGGGATCATCCTGATCTTGCTCCCAATTTAAAATTAAATTGGGCCGACCCAATTAATGGTGTTGATGATGATAACGATGGATATATAGATAACTTCCGTGGATGGGATATTAGCGAGAATGACAATAATCCCGTAGTTGATAATAGCTCGCATGGATCGCACGTTTCAGGATGCGCAGCAGCTGCTACCGACAATAACATAGGTGTGGCAGGCACTGGTTTTAACTGTAAGTTTTTGCCCATAAAAGCTTCAAAGCAAGCAAGTACAACCCAAATTGATAATGGTTACGAAGCCATTGTATATGCTGCCGATCATGGTTGTGATATAATTAATTGTTCATGGGGAGGAGCGGGTGGCAGCACCTTTGGTCAAGATGTGATTAATTATGCCACCTTTAATCAGGATGCATTGGTAGTGGTATCTGCCGGCAACACAAGTACAGAGCAAGATATTTATCCCGGTGCGTATGAAAATGTACTCGCTGTTGCTGCCACAGGCTCTTCGGATGCACGCGCATCGTACTCAACTTTTGGCTATTGGGTAGATGTTTGTGCTCCAGGCACCAATGTGTATTCTACCTATTACAATAATACGTATTCAAATCAGTCAGGTACAAGTATGTCTTCGCCTGTTACTGCCGGTGCTGCAGCCATTGTGAAGTCGCAGTTCCCTGCCTATACTGCCAAGCAGGTAGGTGAGCGTATCCGTATGACAAGCGATTATGTTTACAATCTTCCTCAAAACATCAATATCATGAATAAGATTGGCAAAGGAAGAGTGAATATGGGCAATGCCATTAGTGCTGCTACTCCTGCAGTACGATTCGAAAATATTTTACTCACTGATAATAATGATAACACATTTGTGATAGGCGATACCATCAATGTTACCGGTATACTGCGCAACTATCTCGACCCAACGGTAAATTTATCAGTTACGATGAGTTCCACATCAACTGCTGTCACTGTATTGAACAGTACAGTTTCTCCGGGAGTAATTAATACGCTCGATAGTTTTGATGTTTCGCCAACTCCCTATAGTTTATATGTAAAACCCAATGCACCAAAAAACACGAAGGTAATTTTGAAATTTACGTTTACCGATGGCACCTATGACGACTGGCAATATATTACCCTTACTGTAAACGTTGATTATATTAATGTAATGGTTAATCAAACCTGGACTACCATTAGCAGCCGCGGCCGCATTGGTTATAATAACGATAATCAGGTGGAAGGGCTAGGTTTTGTTTATAAGCAAGATGATAATTTGATGTATGAAAGTGCATTGATGATTGGGCGCAGCACCTCCTCTGTGTCTGATGAGTTTCGTGGCACATCCGGTAGTCCAAATGATGATGATTTTGTTTCGCAAGTGACTGTGCAGAAAGTACCAAATGTTCTTTCCGATTTTGATTTGTATGGCAAGTTTAATGACAATGCAGCAGTGCCACAAATAAAGGTGGATGTTACCCATAAGGCATTCGCATGGGACGATGCCGGCTTTGATAAGTTTGTAATAGTTGAATATACCATTACCAATAAAAATACTACATCACTTAGTAATATCTATGCAGGTATAGCTACCGACTGGGATATTCAAACCTACGCCAACAACAAGTCAGCCGAAGATCAAAACCTCAAGATGGGATATTCATGGTGTACCGATGCCGGAGGATTGTTTGCCGGCACCAAGTTGCTTACTACTGGTAGTTTCAAGCATTATGCGCTTGATAATATCAATGGAGGCGGGGGAGGAATTGACATTGCTAATGGCTATAGCACCAGCGAAAAATACACATCACTTTCGACCAACCGTGCCACCGCAGGTGGTACCGGTACAGGTAATGATGTTATTGATGTAGTTAGTAGCGGGCCATTTACCATACCAGTTGGCGATAGTATAAAGGTTGCTTTTGCATTGCTGGCCGGTGATAGTCTTGGCGATCTGCTTGCCAATGCTCTTGCTGCTCAGATTAAATATGATGGTATCATATCAGCAGGAATTTATGATGGCACAGGGCAGGTGACGTCCATCCGCGTTTTTCCAAATCCTACCAAGGATAGATTGTATATTGCAAGCGAAGAAAAAATTGTAACGATAACCGTATATGATGTAGCAGGCAAGTTGATTGCTGCATTGCCGTCAAATGGCAGCGCATTGCAGATTGTTGACCTAACCACATTGCCACTGGGAGTTTATGCGGTAAAAACAGAAACCAAAACGGCTGTGCAGATTACGCGTGTATTGAAACAATGA
- a CDS encoding nitroreductase family protein has product MEPKFIPYQKETYTATETLERSRSHFEYMDKRRTVREFSNQPIEKEVLENIIMAASTAPSGAHKQPWTFCVVTNTELKKQIRVAAEEEEYKSYHGRMSAEWLKDLAVLGTDWHKPFLEIAPALIIVFKQTYHLNEGKNGLNYYVNESIGIACGFLLEAIHYCGLVALTHTPSPMNFLSNLLNRPKNEKPFLLIPIGYPVEKTTVPDLQRKPGSEVICYYD; this is encoded by the coding sequence ATGGAACCAAAATTTATTCCTTACCAAAAAGAAACCTATACAGCTACCGAAACGCTTGAGCGTAGTCGTTCACATTTTGAATACATGGATAAGCGTAGAACCGTTCGCGAGTTTAGTAACCAGCCAATTGAAAAAGAGGTGCTTGAAAATATTATCATGGCAGCATCAACCGCTCCATCGGGTGCGCATAAGCAACCTTGGACCTTTTGTGTGGTTACCAATACTGAACTAAAAAAACAAATTCGTGTAGCTGCCGAAGAAGAAGAGTATAAAAGCTATCATGGCCGCATGAGTGCAGAATGGCTGAAGGACCTTGCCGTACTTGGCACCGACTGGCATAAACCTTTTCTTGAAATTGCCCCTGCTCTGATTATTGTTTTCAAACAAACATACCACCTTAACGAAGGCAAAAACGGATTAAATTATTATGTAAACGAAAGCATTGGCATAGCTTGTGGATTTTTGCTTGAAGCCATTCACTATTGCGGATTGGTTGCCTTAACGCACACGCCAAGCCCCATGAATTTTTTGAGCAACCTTCTTAATCGCCCAAAAAACGAAAAACCCTTTTTACTTATTCCCATTGGCTACCCTGTAGAAAAAACAACAGTGCCCGATTTGCAACGCAAACCGGGCAGTGAAGTAATTTGTTATTATGATTAA